A genomic window from Flavobacterium johnsoniae includes:
- a CDS encoding polysaccharide biosynthesis protein: MNVIKSTFLKDTLIKLKQHPKYETIISWGKLISITGSAQILIQALGFASGILVIRLLPVEEYALYTLANTMLGTMTILADGGISTGIMSQGAKVWQDKEKLGAVLATGLYLRRKFAVGSLLVATPVLMYLLLHNNASWLTTLLIVGALIPAFFAALSDSLLEIVPKLHQDIVSLQKNQVSVGIVRFLFLGLTMFIFPWAFIALLANGIPRVIGNVKLRKIADKFADKTQKSDPAVEKEVMQIVKKILPGAIYFCISGQITIWLISVFGNTTAVAQLGALGRLAVLLNIVSVLINTLIVPRFARLAPKRNDLLKKVLYTICLILLLSGILLLLVAIFPEQILMVLGKSYKGLSYEMILSVLIGCVNLGISIFISFSSSRGWVINPILTMVFNIFGTVFPLFFVDVSTINGVLMLSLFSSLWGLVIYGTFTFLKIFKLDN, translated from the coding sequence TTGAACGTTATTAAATCTACTTTCTTGAAAGATACTTTGATTAAATTAAAACAGCATCCCAAGTATGAAACAATCATTAGTTGGGGAAAATTGATTTCTATTACAGGAAGCGCACAAATTCTTATACAAGCTTTAGGATTTGCTTCGGGAATATTAGTAATACGCTTACTTCCTGTAGAAGAATATGCTTTATATACTCTAGCTAATACGATGTTAGGAACGATGACTATTTTGGCAGATGGAGGAATTTCTACAGGTATTATGTCGCAAGGAGCAAAGGTGTGGCAAGACAAAGAAAAATTAGGTGCCGTTCTTGCAACTGGACTTTATTTGCGCCGTAAGTTTGCCGTTGGCAGTTTACTAGTAGCTACACCAGTTTTGATGTATTTATTACTTCATAATAATGCTTCTTGGTTGACTACATTACTTATTGTTGGTGCTTTGATTCCTGCATTCTTTGCAGCTTTATCAGATTCTCTTTTAGAAATTGTTCCTAAACTTCATCAAGATATTGTATCGTTACAAAAAAATCAGGTTTCAGTTGGTATTGTGAGGTTTTTGTTTCTTGGATTAACAATGTTTATTTTTCCTTGGGCGTTTATTGCTTTATTGGCTAACGGAATACCTCGTGTAATTGGTAACGTTAAATTGCGAAAAATAGCAGATAAGTTTGCAGACAAAACACAAAAATCTGATCCTGCTGTTGAAAAGGAAGTAATGCAAATTGTAAAAAAAATTCTTCCAGGAGCTATTTATTTTTGTATTTCAGGACAAATTACAATTTGGTTAATTTCTGTTTTTGGAAATACAACAGCTGTTGCACAATTAGGAGCTTTAGGCAGATTAGCGGTTCTATTAAATATTGTTAGTGTACTAATAAATACATTAATCGTTCCTCGATTTGCAAGATTAGCACCAAAAAGAAATGACTTGCTAAAAAAAGTATTATACACAATTTGTTTGATTCTTTTGCTTAGTGGCATTTTACTTTTATTGGTCGCAATATTTCCAGAACAAATACTTATGGTTTTAGGAAAATCCTATAAAGGTTTATCTTATGAGATGATATTGAGTGTTTTAATTGGCTGTGTTAATTTAGGTATTAGCATTTTTATATCTTTTTCTTCTTCTAGAGGTTGGGTTATCAATCCGATATTAACTATGGTTTTTAATATTTTCGGTACAGTTTTTCCTCTTTTTTTTGTTGATGTTTCGACTATTAACGGAGTATTGATGCTAAGTTTATTTAGTTCTCTATGGGGGCTTGTAATTTATGGAACATTTACTTTTCTAAAAATATTTAAACTAGATAATTAA
- a CDS encoding UDP-glucose 6-dehydrogenase codes for MKIKNICCLGAGYVGGPTMSVIALKCPEIKVTVVDLNENRIAAWNEEDLDKLPVYEPGLAEVVKEARGRNLFFSTDVDSAIEAADMIFIAVNTPTKNYGEGKGMAADLKFVELCARQIARIAKNDKIIVEKSTLPVRTAETLQTILDHTGNGVKFEVLSNPEFLAEGTAIEDLLNADRVLIGGNQTESGKKAIQALVDVYSHWLSPKQILTTNVWSSELSKLTANAFLAQRISSINALSALCEATEADVDEVAAAIGTDSRIGPKFLKASVGFGGSCFQKDILNLVYLCRYFNLPEVANYWEQITILNDYQKYRFAKKIITSLFNTVSGKKITFLGWAFKKDTNDTRESAAIYVAEHLIEDGAEIHVYDPKVSEEKVKADMSYLWELKGFTDQKIESKLKQIFVYKSPEEAVHQAHAIAVLTEWDEFKTYDWNSIYINMYKPAFVFDGRNILDSEKLKAIGFQIKGIGKG; via the coding sequence ATGAAAATCAAAAATATTTGTTGTTTAGGCGCAGGTTACGTAGGCGGTCCAACAATGTCTGTAATTGCATTAAAATGTCCTGAAATAAAAGTAACTGTAGTCGATTTAAACGAAAATCGAATTGCTGCTTGGAACGAAGAAGATTTAGATAAATTACCAGTTTATGAGCCAGGACTTGCCGAAGTTGTAAAAGAAGCAAGAGGACGTAATTTATTTTTTTCTACTGATGTTGATAGCGCAATCGAAGCTGCAGACATGATTTTTATAGCCGTAAATACTCCAACAAAAAATTACGGAGAAGGAAAAGGAATGGCTGCAGATCTAAAATTTGTCGAATTATGCGCAAGACAAATTGCCAGAATAGCTAAAAATGATAAAATTATAGTAGAAAAATCAACTCTTCCTGTTCGTACGGCTGAAACTTTACAAACTATTTTAGATCATACAGGAAACGGAGTTAAGTTTGAAGTGCTTTCTAATCCTGAATTTTTAGCAGAAGGAACAGCTATTGAAGATTTACTGAATGCTGATCGCGTTTTAATAGGTGGAAATCAAACTGAAAGCGGTAAAAAAGCGATTCAGGCTCTAGTTGATGTTTATTCACATTGGCTTTCTCCTAAACAGATCTTAACTACAAATGTTTGGTCTTCAGAATTATCTAAATTAACGGCTAATGCATTTTTGGCACAAAGAATTTCTTCAATTAATGCCTTATCCGCTTTATGTGAAGCGACAGAAGCTGATGTCGATGAGGTAGCCGCAGCAATTGGAACGGATAGTCGTATTGGACCTAAATTTCTTAAAGCATCAGTTGGTTTTGGAGGATCTTGTTTTCAAAAAGATATTTTAAACTTAGTGTATTTGTGCCGTTATTTTAATTTACCTGAAGTGGCAAATTATTGGGAACAGATAACAATTCTGAACGATTATCAGAAATACCGCTTTGCTAAGAAAATAATTACTTCTCTTTTTAATACTGTAAGCGGTAAAAAAATAACTTTTTTAGGGTGGGCGTTTAAAAAAGACACTAATGATACTCGTGAATCTGCAGCAATTTATGTAGCGGAACATTTAATTGAAGATGGCGCGGAAATTCATGTCTATGATCCTAAAGTTTCTGAAGAAAAAGTCAAAGCAGATATGAGCTATCTGTGGGAATTAAAGGGATTTACGGATCAAAAAATTGAATCGAAATTGAAACAGATCTTTGTATATAAATCACCAGAAGAAGCTGTACATCAAGCACACGCAATAGCTGTTTTGACCGAGTGGGACGAATTTAAAACATACGATTGGAATTCGATTTATATCAACATGTATAAACCAGCTTTTGTATTTGATGGGCGTAATATTCTGGATTCAGAAAAATTAAAAGCTATTGGTTTCCAAATAAAAGGAATTGGAAAAGGCTAA
- the gmd gene encoding GDP-mannose 4,6-dehydratase, which produces MNPIRKTAFITGVTGQDGAYLSEFLLEKGYIVHGLKRRTSLFNTDRIDHLYQDPHIENRDFILHYGDMSDSTNLTRLIQEIQPDEIYNLAAMSHVAVSFETPEYTGNVDALGTLRILDAVRLLGLEKKTRIYQASTSELYGKVQEVPQSETTPFYPRSPYAVAKMYAFWITVNYREAYGMYACNGILFNHESPIRGETFVTRKITRATARIALGLQDKLYLGNLDAQRDWGHAKDYVRMMWMILQADEPEDFVIATGKTTPVREFVRMSFAEVGIELEFKGEGIEEKAFVVSCSNPDYQLPIGKEVLAVDPNYFRPTEVDLLIGDPTKARTKLGWECEYQLSELVKEMMESDIKLMRKEQLLRESGFTIMNYFE; this is translated from the coding sequence ATGAATCCAATACGAAAAACAGCGTTTATAACAGGAGTGACAGGACAAGATGGAGCTTATTTAAGTGAATTTTTATTAGAAAAAGGTTATATCGTTCACGGATTAAAAAGACGTACATCATTGTTTAACACCGATAGAATTGATCATTTGTATCAAGATCCACATATAGAGAATAGAGATTTTATTCTTCATTATGGTGATATGAGTGATAGTACGAATTTAACTCGTTTAATTCAGGAAATTCAACCAGATGAAATCTATAATTTGGCTGCTATGAGTCACGTTGCAGTTTCTTTTGAAACTCCGGAATATACTGGAAACGTGGATGCATTAGGAACTTTAAGAATTCTTGATGCTGTTCGTTTGTTAGGTTTAGAAAAGAAAACTCGTATTTATCAGGCATCAACTTCAGAATTGTACGGGAAAGTTCAAGAAGTACCGCAATCAGAAACTACGCCTTTCTACCCAAGATCGCCTTATGCGGTTGCAAAAATGTATGCTTTTTGGATTACTGTAAATTATAGAGAAGCTTACGGTATGTACGCTTGTAATGGAATTTTATTTAATCACGAATCGCCAATTCGTGGAGAAACTTTCGTAACTCGAAAAATTACAAGAGCAACAGCAAGAATCGCTTTAGGATTGCAAGACAAATTATACTTAGGAAACCTGGATGCACAACGTGATTGGGGACATGCTAAAGATTATGTTAGAATGATGTGGATGATTCTTCAGGCAGATGAACCAGAAGATTTTGTAATTGCTACCGGAAAAACTACTCCAGTTCGTGAATTCGTACGAATGAGTTTTGCCGAAGTTGGTATTGAATTAGAATTTAAAGGAGAAGGTATTGAAGAAAAAGCTTTTGTTGTTTCTTGCAGTAATCCTGATTATCAATTGCCAATCGGGAAAGAAGTATTGGCTGTAGATCCGAATTATTTTAGACCTACAGAAGTTGATTTACTAATCGGAGATCCTACTAAAGCTAGAACAAAATTAGGCTGGGAATGCGAATATCAATTGTCTGAATTAGTTAAAGAAATGATGGAATCGGATATAAAGCTAATGAGAAAAGAACAGCTTTTGAGAGAATCTGGTTTTACGATTATGAATTATTTTGAATAA
- a CDS encoding GDP-L-fucose synthase family protein, which yields MINKNAIIYIAGHKGMVGSAIWRSLTAKGYSNLVGASSKELDLRDQNAVREFLQKIKPDVIIDAAAKVGGILANNDFPYQFLMENMQIQNNLISEAYNLDVDKFIFLGSSCIYPKLAPQPLKEDYLLTASLEKTNEWYALAKITGVKLCEAIRKQYNKDYVSLMPTNLYGIHDNFDLSSSHVLPAMIRKFHEAKESNNASVILWGSGTPMREFLFVDDMAEAVVFALENKLPEHLYNVGTGEDLTIKKLASTIQKIVGHTGEIIWDDSKPDGTPRKLMDVSKMHNIGWKHQVDLEEGIQKTYNWFLENIESLKEKSY from the coding sequence ATGATTAATAAAAACGCGATAATATATATTGCTGGACATAAAGGGATGGTTGGAAGTGCCATTTGGAGAAGCTTAACTGCAAAAGGTTACAGCAATCTTGTTGGTGCATCTAGTAAAGAATTAGATTTGAGAGATCAAAATGCAGTTCGAGAATTTCTTCAAAAAATAAAGCCGGATGTAATTATAGACGCGGCTGCAAAAGTGGGAGGGATTCTGGCAAATAATGATTTTCCGTATCAATTTTTGATGGAAAATATGCAGATTCAAAACAATCTAATTAGTGAAGCTTACAATTTAGATGTAGATAAATTTATTTTTTTAGGAAGTTCTTGTATTTATCCAAAACTGGCTCCACAACCTTTAAAAGAGGATTATTTATTGACTGCTTCTTTAGAAAAAACTAATGAATGGTATGCTTTAGCTAAAATTACTGGTGTAAAATTATGCGAGGCTATTCGCAAACAGTACAATAAAGATTATGTGAGTTTAATGCCAACCAACTTATACGGTATTCATGACAATTTTGATTTAAGCAGTTCTCATGTTTTGCCAGCAATGATTCGCAAATTTCACGAAGCCAAAGAAAGCAATAATGCGTCGGTAATACTTTGGGGAAGCGGAACCCCAATGCGAGAATTTTTATTTGTTGACGATATGGCAGAAGCAGTAGTTTTTGCTTTAGAAAACAAATTGCCAGAGCATTTATATAATGTTGGAACTGGAGAAGATTTAACCATCAAAAAGTTAGCTTCGACAATACAGAAAATTGTCGGTCATACTGGAGAAATCATCTGGGATGACAGCAAGCCCGATGGAACGCCAAGAAAATTAATGGATGTTTCTAAGATGCATAATATCGGATGGAAACACCAAGTAGATTTGGAAGAAGGAATTCAAAAAACCTACAATTGGTTTCTGGAAAACATAGAAAGTTTAAAAGAAAAAAGTTACTAA
- a CDS encoding mannose-1-phosphate guanylyltransferase: MEINTVTHVILTGGVGSRLWPLSRKTLPKQYLELFDGESLFEKTVARNLNISDKTIVVGNIENYRMSNDIMSKFEKPFTHIVEALPRNTAAAIAFAAFASEPDDILLITPSDHIIDGNDLYSSALRKAIALASQDYLVTFGIKPTKPETGYGYIEFEDENVIAFHEKPNLTTASLYLENGNYFWNSGLFCFKAGKFLAELVSQEPEVYWASKTAWEGNKDGFLDYELSLNIPSISIDYAVMERSDAIKVVPAQFEWSDLGSFESVYDYLVEKGHPIDSNRNIVIGTSMHTTFIGVKNCILIYTADALMVLQKENSQEVKQVYQQLESIDSPLL; encoded by the coding sequence ATGGAAATTAATACCGTTACACATGTTATTTTAACTGGAGGAGTAGGAAGTAGATTATGGCCTCTCTCCAGAAAGACATTGCCTAAGCAATATCTTGAACTTTTTGACGGAGAGTCGCTTTTTGAAAAAACGGTGGCTCGTAATTTAAATATTTCTGATAAAACTATAGTAGTTGGCAATATTGAGAATTACAGAATGAGCAATGATATTATGTCTAAATTCGAGAAACCTTTTACTCATATTGTAGAAGCTCTTCCTCGTAATACTGCAGCGGCAATTGCATTTGCAGCCTTTGCATCAGAACCAGACGATATTTTATTAATTACTCCGTCTGATCATATTATCGATGGTAATGATTTGTACAGTAGTGCTCTGCGAAAAGCAATTGCACTTGCAAGTCAAGATTATTTAGTCACTTTTGGTATTAAACCAACTAAACCAGAAACTGGATATGGTTATATCGAATTTGAAGATGAAAATGTTATAGCATTTCATGAGAAACCAAATTTAACAACAGCATCATTATATCTGGAAAACGGAAATTATTTCTGGAACAGTGGACTATTTTGTTTCAAAGCTGGCAAGTTTTTAGCGGAGCTTGTTAGTCAGGAACCTGAAGTTTATTGGGCGTCAAAAACGGCTTGGGAAGGAAATAAAGACGGTTTTCTAGATTATGAATTGTCTTTAAATATACCATCAATAAGCATAGATTATGCTGTTATGGAAAGAAGCGACGCAATTAAAGTTGTTCCTGCACAATTTGAATGGTCTGATCTTGGTTCTTTTGAATCGGTTTATGATTATTTGGTTGAAAAAGGTCATCCAATAGATTCTAATAGAAATATTGTAATTGGAACTTCGATGCATACAACTTTTATAGGAGTAAAAAATTGTATTCTGATTTATACTGCCGATGCTTTGATGGTATTACAAAAGGAAAATTCTCAAGAAGTAAAACAGGTTTATCAGCAATTAGAATCTATCGATTCACCATTATTGTAA
- a CDS encoding adenylyltransferase/cytidyltransferase family protein: protein MRTGITFSAFDLLHAGHVKMLEEAKQHCDYLIVGLQTDPTLDRPTKNKPTQTVVERYIQLKACKFVDEIVPYATEQDLEDILKAFAIDVRILGDEYKERDFTGRTYCEEKGIELYFNTRDHRFSSTNLRHEVYQREVLVHSNGN, encoded by the coding sequence ATGAGAACCGGAATTACATTTAGTGCTTTTGATTTGTTACATGCAGGGCACGTTAAAATGCTTGAAGAAGCAAAACAACATTGTGATTACTTAATTGTTGGTTTGCAAACGGACCCAACATTAGATCGTCCGACCAAAAACAAACCAACTCAGACAGTTGTCGAAAGATACATACAGCTTAAGGCATGTAAGTTTGTTGATGAAATTGTACCTTATGCAACAGAACAAGATTTAGAGGACATTTTGAAAGCCTTTGCTATTGATGTGCGCATTTTAGGAGACGAATATAAAGAGAGAGATTTTACTGGCAGAACTTACTGCGAGGAAAAAGGAATTGAATTGTATTTTAATACTAGAGATCATCGATTTTCGAGTACTAATTTACGTCATGAAGTTTATCAAAGAGAGGTTTTAGTGCATTCGAATGGAAATTAA